A genomic window from Corallincola holothuriorum includes:
- the bioD gene encoding dethiobiotin synthase has translation MKTVFITGTDTDAGKTFTSVQLIHWWQNQGLSVAVSKPVAAGGTLNPAGRLENEDALALMAATQLETTYQEVNPYCFNAPASPHISAAQDNAQVSLAELQQHHQDVIATRGADICLVEGAGGWMVPINDSELLSALPITMRWPVILVVGMKLGCLNHALLTAAQIKAQGGHLVGWIANSPLPEMEFLAENIDTLASLIDAPLIGTIGYQQTEMTNFDLVL, from the coding sequence GTGAAAACAGTATTTATAACCGGCACGGATACTGATGCCGGCAAAACATTTACGTCGGTTCAGTTAATTCACTGGTGGCAAAACCAAGGGCTGTCGGTGGCTGTATCAAAACCTGTTGCAGCAGGCGGGACACTCAATCCCGCAGGTAGGCTGGAGAACGAGGACGCCTTAGCGCTGATGGCTGCGACGCAGTTGGAAACAACTTACCAAGAGGTCAATCCGTACTGCTTTAATGCACCAGCGTCTCCCCATATCTCCGCCGCACAAGATAACGCTCAGGTATCACTCGCTGAGCTACAACAACATCATCAGGACGTGATAGCAACGCGCGGTGCAGATATCTGCTTGGTAGAAGGTGCGGGCGGTTGGATGGTGCCGATTAATGATAGTGAGCTACTTTCAGCTTTACCTATTACGATGCGGTGGCCGGTCATTTTGGTGGTGGGAATGAAACTTGGTTGCCTTAATCATGCTTTGTTAACGGCAGCGCAAATAAAAGCGCAGGGTGGTCATTTGGTTGGGTGGATAGCAAACTCGCCGTTGCCTGAGATGGAATTCCTAGCAGAAAACATTGATACCTTGGCATCGCTTATTGATGCGCCACTGATCGGGACAATTGGCTATCAGCAAACAGAGATGACCAATTTCGATTTAGTTTTGTAG
- a CDS encoding AAA family ATPase encodes MARMILVCGPTGAGKTTYSLSLANELGAVRFSIDPWMQTLYSKDMVSLDYSWMIERVERCYAQIWEVSKQILMLEGIVILDLGFTTREQRAAFADKARALGIEPELHFVDAPKALRKQRVSQRNAEKDPAVYSFEVTDMMFNFMEPRFEVPDQAELKFGCKVEP; translated from the coding sequence ATGGCAAGGATGATCTTAGTGTGTGGCCCGACTGGTGCCGGTAAAACAACCTATTCGTTGTCCCTTGCCAATGAGCTGGGCGCCGTCCGTTTTTCGATAGACCCATGGATGCAAACTCTGTATTCCAAAGATATGGTGTCACTGGATTACAGCTGGATGATCGAACGGGTGGAACGTTGTTACGCCCAAATATGGGAAGTAAGTAAGCAGATTTTGATGCTTGAAGGTATTGTCATACTCGATTTAGGTTTTACTACGCGTGAGCAGCGCGCGGCATTTGCCGACAAAGCAAGAGCGTTAGGTATTGAGCCAGAACTGCATTTTGTCGACGCCCCTAAGGCGTTACGGAAACAGAGAGTCTCACAGCGTAATGCGGAAAAAGATCCCGCAGTATACTCGTTCGAAGTTACAGATATGATGTTCAACTTTATGGAGCCAAGGTTTGAAGTGCCAGATCAAGCTGAGCTTAAATTTGGCTGTAAAGTAGAACCATAA
- the bioF gene encoding 8-amino-7-oxononanoate synthase, protein MAFEHLADELDARRLASLQRQRHLFVTGSGRYLALDQEGDGQRYLNFASNDYLGLAHHPKVIAAWKAGADKYGCGSGGSFLITGYNHAHAELEEAVADFAGQQSALLFNSGFAANSAVLATLLTKEDLLIQDKLNHASLIDGGLNCAARMTRFKHNDLANLGQRLQQSGRNKLVVTEGVFSMDGDTAPIHDIASLCNQHDAWLMVDDAHAFGVTGNGRGSLAQVMPQAIRIYMATFGKALGVGGAFVAASNTVIEYLKQFGRHYIYTTSMPPAQACAVLASLSLVKEEPWRRELLEKNIMLFRQQAADAGLPLGDSSTAIQPVLLGDVAITMALAERLKERGFWVGAIRPPTVPVGGARLRITISASHEAQDIAALVTAIAEEYRVVVEQQ, encoded by the coding sequence ATGGCGTTTGAACATCTGGCAGATGAATTAGATGCGCGCCGTTTAGCGTCATTGCAGCGGCAGCGACATCTATTTGTTACCGGCAGTGGTCGTTATTTGGCGTTGGATCAGGAAGGTGACGGTCAGCGTTATCTTAATTTCGCCAGTAACGATTATCTTGGCCTAGCCCATCACCCTAAAGTGATCGCAGCATGGAAAGCCGGCGCAGATAAATACGGTTGCGGCTCGGGCGGCTCCTTTCTTATTACAGGCTATAACCACGCCCATGCTGAACTGGAAGAAGCTGTCGCTGACTTTGCTGGCCAACAAAGTGCATTGCTGTTTAACTCTGGCTTTGCGGCTAATTCAGCCGTGTTAGCTACGTTGCTGACCAAAGAGGATCTACTGATCCAAGATAAGCTTAATCACGCCTCTTTAATTGACGGTGGATTGAACTGCGCCGCACGAATGACCCGCTTTAAGCACAACGATCTGGCCAATCTTGGGCAACGTCTTCAGCAATCTGGTCGCAACAAACTGGTGGTGACTGAAGGGGTTTTCAGCATGGATGGTGACACCGCGCCGATCCATGATATTGCTTCTTTGTGTAATCAACACGACGCTTGGTTGATGGTTGATGATGCCCATGCGTTTGGTGTGACCGGCAACGGCCGCGGCAGCCTAGCCCAGGTAATGCCGCAAGCGATCCGTATCTATATGGCAACCTTTGGTAAAGCGTTAGGCGTTGGTGGTGCGTTTGTTGCGGCCAGTAATACGGTGATCGAGTATCTGAAACAGTTTGGTCGTCACTACATCTACACAACATCAATGCCACCCGCACAGGCGTGTGCTGTGCTTGCTTCACTCAGCTTAGTGAAAGAGGAGCCGTGGCGCAGAGAGTTACTTGAAAAGAACATTATGCTATTTCGCCAACAAGCTGCTGATGCCGGTTTACCGCTAGGTGACTCGAGCACGGCTATTCAACCTGTTTTGCTTGGCGATGTAGCTATCACCATGGCGTTAGCTGAGCGCCTTAAAGAACGCGGCTTTTGGGTAGGAGCGATTCGACCACCAACCGTGCCGGTCGGCGGCGCGAGATTAAGGATCACCATCAGCGCCAGCCATGAAGCACAAGATATAGCAGCACTTGTCACCGCAATCGCAGAGGAATACAGGGTTGTCGTCGAACAGCAGTAA
- a CDS encoding L,D-transpeptidase family protein — protein sequence MKFKWITWATMLCSFVPCLWAVELPTSARSETAIAQVEPALKKALAAKGLKYGAPIFIRIFKTPGVLELWLESASGEFKHFKSYDICDFSGDLGPKVKEGDYQSPEGFYFVNAGRLNPWSQFHLSFNLGYPNRYDRYHGRTGSALMVHGNCVSIGCYAMTDSYINEIYALAVAALRSGQPYFRVHAFPFELENDALAKYRDNQWYEFWQNLKQGYDYFNEHKRPPNVEVSNGIYTFGA from the coding sequence ATGAAATTTAAGTGGATTACCTGGGCGACAATGTTATGCAGCTTTGTCCCATGTTTGTGGGCAGTAGAGCTCCCTACCAGTGCCCGTTCAGAAACCGCCATTGCACAGGTCGAACCGGCATTAAAGAAGGCACTGGCAGCCAAAGGGCTGAAATACGGTGCGCCGATATTTATCCGTATATTTAAGACGCCTGGCGTACTCGAATTATGGTTGGAATCGGCCAGCGGTGAGTTTAAACATTTTAAAAGCTACGATATTTGCGATTTCTCCGGCGATCTGGGACCGAAGGTGAAGGAAGGGGATTACCAAAGCCCCGAAGGGTTCTACTTTGTAAACGCTGGACGATTAAACCCATGGAGCCAGTTTCACCTGTCTTTTAACCTCGGTTACCCCAATCGCTACGACCGTTATCATGGGCGAACAGGTAGCGCGCTGATGGTACATGGCAACTGTGTTTCGATCGGCTGCTACGCGATGACTGATAGCTACATAAACGAAATATACGCATTAGCAGTTGCGGCATTAAGGTCAGGCCAGCCCTATTTCAGAGTACATGCATTTCCATTTGAGTTAGAAAATGATGCGCTTGCCAAGTACCGGGACAATCAGTGGTACGAATTTTGGCAAAACCTTAAACAAGGTTATGACTACTTTAACGAACACAAACGCCCACCTAACGTCGAAGTGTCTAATGGTATCTATACCTTTGGGGCTTAG
- the bioC gene encoding malonyl-ACP O-methyltransferase BioC, whose amino-acid sequence MSSNSSKQRIATSFGRAVESYDDAARLQRYAAECLWQCLDPSPTLGVAVDLGCGTGLQLSKIQQNADAVIAIDLSRGMLKHAQCQYPDDSCLWLQGDAESLPLLDATVDTLYSNLMVQWCHDLDQALREIYRVLKPGGRAVVSTLLRGSLAELEQAWRSVDDYRHVNDFLSAEHISEQLQTQRFSVARLQVEPLTLEYQRLTALTRELKSVGANVVTENKRKSPLSKLDVQRLLSGYEPFRLSNDKLPATYQIGVLVLQR is encoded by the coding sequence TTGTCGTCGAACAGCAGTAAACAACGTATCGCAACCAGTTTTGGCCGTGCTGTAGAGAGTTATGATGATGCCGCAAGGCTGCAGCGTTATGCTGCCGAATGTTTGTGGCAATGTTTAGACCCAAGCCCGACGCTCGGAGTTGCGGTGGATTTAGGCTGTGGCACGGGCTTGCAGCTAAGTAAGATCCAGCAAAACGCCGATGCCGTTATCGCTATCGACCTATCGCGGGGAATGCTCAAGCATGCGCAATGCCAATACCCTGATGATTCATGCCTTTGGTTGCAGGGGGATGCGGAGTCTTTGCCACTGTTAGATGCGACCGTTGATACCTTGTATTCCAACCTCATGGTGCAATGGTGCCACGATCTTGACCAGGCATTGCGGGAGATCTATCGCGTATTAAAGCCTGGTGGGCGCGCGGTAGTTTCAACCTTATTGCGTGGTTCACTGGCTGAATTAGAACAAGCATGGCGCTCAGTGGATGATTACCGCCATGTGAATGACTTCCTCAGCGCGGAGCATATTTCAGAACAACTACAGACACAGCGTTTTAGCGTGGCAAGACTTCAAGTTGAACCGCTGACACTTGAGTACCAGCGATTGACTGCATTAACCCGAGAATTGAAGTCGGTAGGTGCTAATGTGGTGACCGAGAATAAGCGCAAGAGCCCTTTGAGTAAGTTAGATGTGCAGCGGTTACTTTCGGGCTACGAACCATTCCGCCTGAGCAATGATAAGTTGCCGGCGACCTATCAGATCGGTGTGTTGGTGTTACAGCGTTAA
- the cobB gene encoding Sir2 family NAD+-dependent deacetylase, which yields MQHFDLPLKNRPKNIVVLTGAGISQESGIRTFRAADGLWEDHRIEDVATPEGFARDPALVHRFYNARRQHLQSDDVVPNPAHLALAEFDKAVSGQLLVVTQNVDDLHDRAGQAQLIHMHGELLKARCSVSGQVTRAPLVLDESMKCDCCGLSETLRPDIVWFGEMPMEMDRIYQALSCADMFISIGTSGNVYPAAGFCREANQVGACTVELNLEPSSTSSEFQYTFYGPAGSLVPAFIDYLKRLPIAGN from the coding sequence ATGCAACACTTTGATTTACCATTGAAGAATCGTCCTAAAAACATCGTCGTACTGACTGGCGCAGGTATATCTCAGGAATCTGGCATACGTACGTTTAGGGCGGCCGATGGTTTGTGGGAAGACCACAGAATCGAAGACGTTGCGACTCCGGAGGGGTTTGCCCGTGATCCAGCCTTGGTGCATCGATTTTACAATGCCCGACGCCAACACCTGCAGAGTGATGATGTGGTACCTAACCCGGCTCATCTTGCACTCGCAGAATTTGATAAAGCGGTTTCGGGCCAACTTTTGGTCGTTACTCAAAACGTCGATGATCTACATGACCGCGCGGGCCAAGCGCAATTGATCCATATGCATGGTGAGTTATTAAAGGCACGTTGTTCGGTTAGCGGCCAAGTGACCCGTGCGCCGTTAGTTTTGGATGAATCAATGAAGTGTGACTGCTGTGGTTTGAGTGAGACACTGCGCCCTGACATTGTTTGGTTTGGCGAAATGCCAATGGAGATGGATCGGATCTACCAAGCACTGTCCTGCGCTGATATGTTTATCTCCATAGGTACGTCGGGCAATGTTTACCCTGCAGCAGGTTTTTGTCGCGAAGCAAACCAAGTTGGTGCTTGCACGGTTGAACTGAACCTGGAGCCATCATCCACCAGCTCGGAGTTTCAATACACATTTTATGGCCCCGCAGGCAGTTTGGTGCCTGCATTTATCGATTATTTAAA
- a CDS encoding PEP-CTERM sorting domain-containing protein gives MLKRLLLASLALPLSVSAAPLSMDLDALSHGEIVNDQFDGVTVSGTNPNRGFDYVAAFDTNKDATRDPDLESPWSGGNLPTDTDLGNILIIAENNVGADDGVLDLPDDEGTRPNAGTISFAFDVDLFSFSFVLVDIEGPSEYGIDGGFFASFYDGDTLLESVGFGALVGNTGPYGSNAVFGDNTINQINPITASLLGTTFDRVDVTFGGSGAIGGIQYQVPAPATLALLGLGLVGVALRKRRTN, from the coding sequence ATGCTAAAACGATTACTGCTTGCTAGCCTCGCTCTACCTTTGAGCGTTAGCGCCGCGCCTCTCTCGATGGATCTTGACGCGTTAAGCCATGGCGAGATTGTAAACGACCAGTTTGATGGGGTCACAGTGTCGGGCACCAACCCAAATCGTGGTTTCGATTACGTTGCAGCATTTGATACCAATAAAGATGCGACTCGAGATCCCGACCTGGAATCACCCTGGTCAGGCGGCAACCTGCCAACCGATACCGATTTAGGCAATATTCTTATCATTGCTGAAAACAACGTAGGTGCCGACGATGGCGTGCTTGACCTTCCAGACGACGAGGGCACACGACCAAACGCAGGTACGATCAGTTTCGCATTTGATGTTGACCTATTCAGTTTTAGTTTTGTACTGGTTGATATCGAGGGTCCGTCAGAGTACGGCATCGACGGTGGTTTCTTCGCATCATTTTATGATGGCGACACACTACTCGAAAGCGTTGGCTTTGGTGCATTGGTCGGTAATACTGGCCCCTACGGCAGCAATGCGGTTTTTGGCGATAACACCATCAACCAAATTAACCCGATCACCGCCTCACTGTTAGGTACCACCTTCGACCGTGTCGACGTCACATTTGGCGGCTCCGGCGCTATCGGTGGTATTCAATATCAGGTGCCGGCACCTGCCACACTAGCGCTGCTCGGTTTAGGCTTAGTTGGTGTTGCGCTGAGAAAACGCCGGACTAACTAA
- the htpX gene encoding protease HtpX: MKRVLLFIATNLAVVLVLGIVLNVIFSVTGLQYGRGNIASLLVLAAVFGFGGSFISLAISKWMAKRSTGAHVITNPANETERWLVDTVQRQAAKAGIGMPEVAIYPGQEINAFATGMKRNDALVAVSVGLLNNMTRDEAEAVLAHEVSHVANGDMITMSLLQGVVNTFVIFFARIVANIIDNFLRGDEEGGGLGGFAYFGVVMVLELVFGILASTIVMWFSRQREFRADEGSARLVGKEKMIAALERLKQPAPETQLEGQLAAFGINGKKSMSEFFMSHPPLDKRIEALRNMR; this comes from the coding sequence ATGAAGCGCGTTTTACTGTTTATTGCAACGAACCTGGCCGTTGTATTAGTGCTAGGTATCGTATTGAACGTTATCTTTTCCGTGACAGGCTTACAGTATGGCCGTGGCAACATCGCGTCTCTACTTGTACTGGCAGCCGTGTTTGGTTTTGGCGGCTCTTTCATTTCACTGGCCATATCTAAGTGGATGGCGAAACGTTCCACTGGGGCGCATGTTATTACCAATCCAGCGAACGAGACCGAACGCTGGCTAGTCGACACCGTTCAGCGTCAGGCGGCCAAAGCGGGCATTGGTATGCCAGAAGTGGCCATCTATCCTGGTCAGGAGATCAATGCCTTTGCTACTGGAATGAAACGCAATGATGCGCTGGTAGCGGTTAGCGTTGGTTTGCTTAATAACATGACCCGTGATGAAGCAGAAGCTGTGTTGGCCCATGAAGTGAGCCACGTGGCGAACGGCGATATGATCACGATGAGTTTGCTGCAAGGTGTAGTAAATACCTTTGTTATTTTCTTTGCCCGTATTGTTGCCAATATTATTGATAACTTCTTACGTGGTGATGAAGAGGGTGGCGGTTTAGGCGGTTTTGCTTACTTTGGTGTTGTTATGGTACTCGAACTGGTATTCGGGATCCTGGCAAGTACCATTGTTATGTGGTTCTCACGGCAACGAGAGTTTCGTGCTGATGAGGGCTCTGCACGGTTGGTAGGTAAAGAGAAAATGATCGCAGCACTCGAACGATTGAAGCAACCAGCTCCTGAAACACAGTTGGAGGGGCAACTTGCGGCCTTTGGTATCAATGGCAAAAAGAGTATGTCTGAGTTCTTTATGAGCCACCCCCCGCTGGATAAGCGTATTGAAGCGCTGCGCAATATGCGTTAA
- a CDS encoding cupin domain-containing protein produces the protein MSNQVVDRKSITPYQWNQGCFGWHLLADPKLSVIEEEVAPGAGEVLHIHHQAQQFFYVLSGVVTIITASQDFHLKQGQGVAITPETPHQLKNNGTEVLRFLVISSPPTKNDRENICAGSN, from the coding sequence GTGTCAAACCAAGTTGTAGATCGTAAAAGCATCACGCCTTATCAATGGAACCAAGGATGTTTTGGTTGGCATCTTCTGGCTGATCCTAAGCTCAGTGTTATCGAAGAGGAGGTTGCACCAGGGGCGGGCGAGGTGCTTCATATTCATCATCAAGCACAACAATTTTTTTATGTTTTAAGCGGCGTTGTCACCATCATCACAGCCAGCCAAGACTTCCACTTGAAGCAGGGGCAGGGTGTAGCAATAACACCCGAGACACCCCATCAGCTAAAAAATAATGGCACTGAAGTACTGCGTTTTTTGGTTATTTCATCCCCTCCGACAAAAAACGACAGAGAAAACATTTGCGCTGGGTCTAACTAA
- the pepE gene encoding dipeptidase PepE: MKKLLLLSSSRYRDNAYLAQPLAMVRDFLPSGIRKAVFIPYAGVTISHSVYHRMVAEALQPLNLDITNITDMQDPIKAVQAAELILVGGGNTFQLLASLYDQKLIDAIQNKVDAGTPYIGWSAGSNMAGPTICTTNDMPIVCPPSFNALNLVPYQINPHFTDATLPGHNGESRSQRLAEYLTVAQDQRVIALPEGCCIKVDGEQHTYHGDTDGKVLRYQVDAVTLKDGDDVLNA; encoded by the coding sequence ATGAAAAAACTCTTATTGTTAAGCAGCTCACGTTATCGCGATAATGCCTACCTGGCGCAGCCTCTGGCGATGGTCCGTGACTTTTTGCCAAGCGGTATCCGAAAGGCTGTTTTCATCCCTTATGCGGGTGTCACCATCAGTCACAGCGTATATCACCGTATGGTCGCCGAGGCGCTACAACCTTTAAACCTGGATATCACCAATATCACTGATATGCAGGACCCGATCAAAGCCGTTCAAGCCGCTGAATTGATACTGGTGGGCGGTGGTAACACCTTCCAATTACTTGCTTCGTTATACGATCAAAAGTTGATCGATGCGATCCAAAACAAAGTAGATGCTGGTACGCCTTATATTGGTTGGAGCGCTGGTAGCAATATGGCTGGCCCAACGATTTGCACCACCAATGACATGCCGATCGTCTGTCCGCCGAGTTTCAATGCGTTAAACTTGGTGCCTTACCAGATAAATCCACACTTCACCGATGCAACTTTACCCGGTCATAACGGAGAGTCACGCAGTCAACGTTTGGCAGAATACCTGACCGTTGCTCAAGATCAGCGGGTCATCGCCCTGCCAGAGGGATGCTGTATAAAAGTTGATGGAGAACAGCACACCTATCATGGCGACACCGATGGTAAGGTACTACGTTACCAAGTCGATGCTGTGACACTGAAAGATGGTGACGACGTTCTTAACGCCTGA
- the bioA gene encoding adenosylmethionine--8-amino-7-oxononanoate transaminase, translating into MSNNNPNIDVDFDKNHLWHPYTSALNPLPCFGVASASGVRIKLDDGRELIDGMSSWWSAIHGYNVPALNDAATTQLSKMSHVMFGGLTHAPAIELSKKLLALLPKPLSQVFLADSGSVAVEVALKMALQYWQGKLQPAKTKFVSFKRGYHGDTFGAMSVCDPKTGMHSLFENVLAKQLFAEPPKNITEGEFDPASLEPLAQLLATQHEQIAAVIIEPVVQGAGGMRIYHGAVLDQLRALCDHYNTLLIFDEIATGFGRTGKMFALEHGESGAVVPDIITVGKALTGGYMTLAATVCTKEVANGVCESEAGVFMHGPTFMGNPLACAVACASLDLLATQQWQSQVAAIEQQLHRELAKCRDLAAVADVRVIGAIGVVEVREDVNVAEIQAFFVEQGVWIRPFGTRIYVMPPYVIAAEDLTQLTDAIYQAIASGVGIS; encoded by the coding sequence ATGAGCAATAACAACCCAAATATTGATGTCGACTTTGACAAGAACCACCTATGGCACCCATACACATCCGCGCTAAACCCATTGCCATGCTTCGGAGTAGCGTCCGCGAGCGGTGTCAGGATCAAGCTTGATGATGGACGGGAACTGATCGATGGCATGAGCTCATGGTGGTCTGCGATACATGGCTATAACGTGCCTGCGCTTAATGACGCTGCAACCACTCAGCTTAGTAAAATGAGTCACGTTATGTTTGGTGGCCTTACCCATGCGCCGGCCATTGAACTCAGTAAGAAACTACTGGCACTGTTACCTAAGCCATTGTCACAGGTGTTTCTTGCCGACAGCGGCTCGGTTGCCGTCGAAGTCGCATTGAAAATGGCGCTTCAGTATTGGCAAGGAAAGCTCCAGCCCGCTAAGACCAAGTTTGTCAGCTTTAAACGCGGATACCACGGCGATACGTTTGGGGCGATGTCGGTATGCGATCCCAAAACAGGCATGCACTCCCTGTTTGAAAACGTATTGGCCAAGCAACTGTTCGCCGAGCCACCAAAAAATATCACCGAAGGCGAATTTGACCCGGCATCGCTAGAGCCACTGGCACAGCTACTAGCAACACAACATGAACAGATCGCTGCCGTTATTATTGAGCCCGTCGTACAGGGCGCTGGTGGTATGCGTATCTATCATGGCGCCGTTTTAGACCAGCTACGGGCACTGTGTGACCACTATAATACGCTGCTCATATTCGATGAAATAGCCACAGGTTTCGGCCGCACAGGCAAAATGTTCGCGCTTGAGCACGGCGAAAGTGGTGCCGTGGTACCGGATATTATCACCGTGGGCAAAGCACTTACCGGCGGATACATGACCCTTGCTGCTACGGTGTGCACAAAAGAGGTCGCGAACGGTGTGTGTGAAAGTGAAGCGGGGGTATTCATGCACGGCCCTACATTTATGGGTAACCCCCTCGCCTGCGCTGTCGCTTGTGCCTCACTCGATCTGCTGGCCACGCAACAGTGGCAATCCCAAGTGGCAGCAATTGAGCAACAACTCCATCGTGAATTAGCTAAATGCCGGGATCTAGCTGCCGTCGCAGATGTACGTGTCATCGGTGCTATTGGCGTGGTTGAAGTGAGAGAAGATGTGAACGTCGCCGAGATCCAGGCATTCTTTGTTGAACAAGGAGTTTGGATCCGCCCGTTTGGCACACGGATCTACGTCATGCCGCCATACGTTATCGCCGCTGAAGATCTTACACAGTTAACGGATGCGATCTATCAAGCGATCGCATCGGGGGTCGGTATTAGCTAG
- the bioB gene encoding biotin synthase BioB — translation MTESPRHHWTVKQVVELFALPFNDLMFQAQTVHRANFDPNQVQVSTLMSIKTGACAEDCKYCPQSGHYHTDVERQRLLEVEKVLQEAAQAKDKGASRFCMGAAWSNPKERDMPYLVQMVEGVKEMGLETCMTLGKLTVEQAEVLGQAGLDYYNHNLDTSPEYYGEIITTRTYQDRLDTLSHVRSAGMKVCAGGIVGMGESRQDRAGLLVQLANLPMQPESVPINMLVKVKGTPLDQVDDLDPFEFIRSIAVARILMPASYVRLSAGREKMNDQMQALAFLAGANSIFYGDKLLTTPNPETSDDHRLFNTLGIKVEQREEASDEAHEQVLMSAVVESQQDKMFYEAN, via the coding sequence ATGACTGAATCACCCCGTCACCACTGGACCGTTAAACAGGTTGTAGAGCTATTTGCATTACCTTTTAACGATTTAATGTTCCAGGCGCAAACCGTTCATCGTGCCAACTTCGATCCGAACCAAGTCCAGGTCAGTACGTTGATGTCGATTAAAACCGGCGCCTGTGCAGAAGATTGCAAGTACTGTCCGCAAAGTGGGCATTACCATACTGATGTTGAACGCCAGCGCTTGCTAGAAGTTGAAAAAGTTTTGCAGGAAGCGGCTCAAGCAAAAGATAAAGGTGCAAGCCGTTTTTGTATGGGGGCTGCGTGGAGCAATCCAAAAGAACGGGATATGCCTTATTTGGTGCAGATGGTTGAAGGCGTGAAAGAGATGGGTCTGGAGACCTGTATGACGCTGGGCAAATTGACGGTAGAGCAAGCAGAAGTGCTAGGCCAGGCCGGGCTGGATTACTACAACCATAACCTAGACACCTCACCTGAATACTATGGTGAAATCATTACCACCCGAACTTATCAGGACCGCTTAGACACGTTGTCCCATGTGCGTTCTGCAGGAATGAAAGTATGTGCAGGTGGTATTGTCGGTATGGGGGAAAGCCGTCAGGACCGTGCCGGTTTGTTGGTGCAATTGGCTAACTTGCCAATGCAGCCAGAAAGCGTACCAATTAATATGCTGGTTAAAGTAAAAGGCACCCCGCTTGATCAAGTGGATGACCTCGACCCATTTGAGTTTATTCGCTCTATTGCCGTCGCGCGTATCTTGATGCCTGCTTCTTATGTGCGTTTGTCTGCTGGCCGCGAAAAGATGAATGACCAGATGCAAGCTTTGGCTTTCCTTGCTGGTGCCAACTCGATTTTCTATGGTGATAAGCTGCTGACAACACCCAATCCTGAAACTTCTGACGATCACCGCTTGTTCAATACGCTGGGCATCAAAGTGGAGCAGCGCGAAGAAGCCAGTGACGAGGCCCATGAGCAGGTTCTTATGTCCGCCGTGGTTGAAAGCCAGCAGGACAAAATGTTCTACGAAGCCAATTAA